The genomic stretch AATCTTCGATACCATCTTCGACTGTTGCAGTTTCTACCAACCCCTCATGTCATATTTTTAACCTTTGGCGGTGCTTGAATTTTCCAGATGAGATACTAAGGTCCAGATCGCCTGAGGAGAGTAGTATCAATATGCTCACGAGTACACAATTTATAAACACTTCTAACTGATTAATCTCAATTAGTCTGTTGTAACTGAGTCAAATAGTGGTGTATTGAAAATTCTGCAAGCACTAATCGGATCAAAATATTTGTTACATATCTGAGAGTTCTACCACTTGCCATGCAGACATAGCAAATCAATCACACAACTGATTCTGAATATGCAACTTCTTTACTAGCATTCAAAGGAAGGCAATATAGAAATTCTATTTACATCAAACCTCCAAAAGATATACACAGCAAATGACCTTACCTATAATCTTAAACCCAAAAAAAATCAATCTACTCCTACCTTATATAACCAACTAGTTATCTAGCTAATGGCAGAGAAGACTCTATTGTACCAAATAGAGTGAAGTATCATATGAAATATATCATATTTGACAGGATTCTTGTGCCACAGAAAAAGCTTCTGCACCTTTTTCACCCTCATAAGCAATCTAAGATACCTCTTTTCCGGAATCGAAACCAGTATATTTTTCAAATTCGGAATATCCTTCTCCAAAACCACAACACTAAATGATTCCCAATTCAAAACCTCGAAAAACGGCGGCACAAAGTTATCCGATATGATAACCGGAACACATTCGTAGAAAATAGCTTCCACGACTCGTGGACTATTTACTTCATACCCTCTTGCACAAATGCAGTACTTGCTACTCTTCATGTAGTGGATGTGGTTGCTGTTTCCTTTAGATTTTGGCAACTTTCCGAAGATTTTCATGTCGGGATCTTTGTTTTCCCAGTGCTTTAGCAGAATCGGCCTCACGTAACCGTGCATGCTCCCTGCGAAGAAGGCTAGTGTTGTCTTCTTTGAAAATGTGTTGCCGCCGAGATCCCATGTTGGGTTTTGAGCGTTTCGGACGTATGTTTCTGGTAGAGACGCGTCTTTGCCGAAGAAAAATCCTTCTTTTACATCGGCGTTGCAGAGGGACCTTATGCAGGTTGCCAAACGCAACTTTGTTTCTGATGGAGCCTGCATAGTGGACAGGAATCTTGTATCAGAAAATGAAATAAATCTATACGAAATTCCAAtgtttttgtttcaaattcaatatcACAAAAGTAATTGCAATTGCGGCAACAATGCAGAATTTTGGACACGTCCTTAACTGCCATTGTATCATAGCCGCAATTGCATCCTCATTTGTTCGTAATTTTGTACAATGTCAAGGATTGCAATGCATCTGCATCCAGAGGCCCTAAGTAGGTTTATCACGGTTTATCCGTGGCATAACATATAGGGAGCCTATTTTTCTACACTTTATTCGTGAGAAAATTTTATGAGGCCCTTTTTAGCCACGGCTCATCCATAAAAGATTTTAGACCTTGTGCGGTAGTCGGCCTTGCACGGCCTCAAAGACGGGTCTGCCTGCCACCGTGATCGCAATTTAAAACCTTAGATTTCCAACAAAATGACAAAGAGAAGAAGTCATTACCCAATCATGGCAACCAACAAGAAAATGATCAGCACCTCCAGTTCTATTCCAGAAAGAATGTCTCGCCGCAATCAGGTCAACATAATCATGTAGATATTGAATCAGATTCTTGTGGTTATGTGAATCCTTTACATATCAGGTTTCCTCTAGCATCCTTGAACTGAAAGGCAAGTAAAACAGGTGAGCTTTCTTTGGATTTTTTGTTACAAATCTTTTATTAGCTTCCATCAGCTTCATGAACCATCCTTCAGAAGCATAGATTCCTGTGAGAAATGGTGAATGCAGTATCGGTCTAGCACCTTCTCTGTATACATACACTTTGAGTTTCTCTTCCATTAGTTCATAGCTCCTAAAAATTTAACAGTCACATAGAAATTTGAAGCTTAAATGTTGATTCAGAAACATCAATAAGCATCATGCTTCAAGTAATCACTACTAATTTATTTCTTTGTTAAGGCGATTGAACCATGATCCTGAGGTTTCGCCGGTTTGATGTCTGGTTCGACttttaaaacattcaaaacaatcACTGAGATTGTTATAACATATTCGTATTTGTGAAATCTTAGGAACATTAGTTCTAAATTCCAAATCGTGACGGACATTGTTTGGAAGGAAAAAACTAAAATTTACGGTAATAACTCTTGAACATGGAAACATTATGATAAATTGGACCATAAAGTTCTGGATCATTCTTTACAATTGGTGCATTTTCAATCTCTGATCTTGCCTGAACTAACTCTTGATCAACATTTGAAAACCACCTTGGTTtctaaaacacaaaaaaaaaacataagctTAGAACATTTGAACATTAGAAAGCCAAAATTGAATTGTCAAATCCTATGTCACATACCATTGATCGATACGACGTGTGACTTTGAATCAACAACTTGTTCATTTCAGAAACTGTTGTGACTTCTGAAATAGGTTTATGAAACTTGTTTCTCCTTAGGCACATTGCTGATAGAAGAACTTTTGCTTTGTATATTTGGACTCACCAGAACTTTTGCTTCTCGTGGTGATGGCCTAAAACTCTCTTTCTTTATAGAATTAGTTACATTATGCATCTGAGATTGTAACATGTTATCATCATTTGATAACGCGGCAGTTGTTATATTTTGACTCACATTTGTTGCAGATTCATCAAATTTGGCCATTCTGGTTTAAATTCTTCACCCATTTTGCTTAAAattcttcaaccatcatcaattGACAAGAATTAGCACTGTACAAAAAAACAAGAAGATGAAAGAAACTCATAAACACAACAAAGATTCACCAAATTTTGACTTGTAATAAACCAAACAGTAAACTATTTTCCTATAAGTGACATTCCACATGAAAGACTCAACTTTAATGACAAACCATTTACACGCAAAACCAAataaaacaatcaagaaaaaaacGAACCAACAAAAGGATAAGAAATAAAAAAGCAGAAAGGAGAAAAAAGAACATAGAAGCACCTTAGAATAAGCACCTTGTGTGATACACAAAAGCAGAAAAGATTCCAAAGAAGAGTTAACTTGAAGTTCATAAACAAGAGGTTTAAAgatttgttctttttcttttgcatGCAGAGTTTCAGAACCAAACACAAACTTAAGTAGCTTATAGAATTGtttaatattgaaaataaaaataaaaataagaaacgGAGTTAAGTGTGTAACGTTTATGAAATTTGGCACTAATTCCAAAATTGGAAGTTCATTCAACGGTGTTACTAGTGTTTAGAATTTTCAACAACGTGAACATAAATTAAGAGGTGCTGACTGGCAGTATAGAATCAAATATGTTCGGCTCGACAACTGGAGATAGGTGATGCATAGATGGTATAGAGCTCAGATGCGGTGATTTAGATTTTTGATATGATGGGTCGTACCTCTAATGCACTGAAGAATGAACGAACTTGTACACTCCAACACCTAAGTCATTAGATGAGTGAAAAATAGTGTTTGTGTGAGAATGAATTAAATACTTGAAATAGGACAAACTTATCTACATATAACATGAACGATTAAAATTATTTGTATGttgtaacaaaaaaatatatatttgtatgTGACTTAACATCATGTGTGAGCGGCGTTCGATGAGCAttgagcaatcaggggcattcacccaagcacagttgaaactacctccaaccctgatcaatCAGGGGAATTATTCCTAAAGTTCATGATACTaaggcatgttgcttatgatagctCGAATCTTagaaagtcctcccgacagacaAAGTTGCTTCAGAAGTGCACCGAAAAGCAGAAATGTCTCATACGCCTGATCTAGTTGGCTAAAGGCTAACTTATACAAGGGGTCTGACATGCTATCATCCCATtcatctggggaaatcaagtcaagattcagagaatctctcaaagacgttGAACAGCCAGAGGGGCAAGTCTATCACTTGAGGCATGTTGCATCAATCACAAATCTAGCAAAAGCCACTTATTTACTGGTATCAAATGGTGTCAATAT from Vicia villosa cultivar HV-30 ecotype Madison, WI linkage group LG4, Vvil1.0, whole genome shotgun sequence encodes the following:
- the LOC131598374 gene encoding probable glycosyltransferase At5g03795; the protein is MEEKLKVYVYREGARPILHSPFLTGIYASEGWFMKLMEANKRFAPSETKLRLATCIRSLCNADVKEGFFFGKDASLPETYVRNAQNPTWDLGGNTFSKKTTLAFFAGSMHGYVRPILLKHWENKDPDMKIFGKLPKSKGNSNHIHYMKSSKYCICARGYEVNSPRVVEAIFYECVPVIISDNFVPPFFEVLNWESFSVVVLEKDIPNLKNILVSIPEKRYLRLLMRVKKVQKLFLWHKNPVKYDIFHMILHSIWYNRVFSAIS